A single genomic interval of Leptospira montravelensis harbors:
- a CDS encoding TetR/AcrR family transcriptional regulator, whose amino-acid sequence MAVLKSKKTLLPKKERTRAQIMNAALRLFALKDAGETSIAEVAVEAEVANGTIYNYFKTKEELLDASALMLAEQVAAEADILMVDIQNEVERLAFGAVHFLKKARNDSDWAWALIRVASVAPRMSEILRAYPLRDLKKAVASGKFTIDSQDSALALFVGAIHYGIRNILEGRANYKTHDVDMIVLVLRAFGLTHTNAKNIVTRAHEKVWNSNS is encoded by the coding sequence GTGGCTGTTTTAAAATCCAAAAAAACTTTGCTTCCCAAAAAAGAAAGAACACGGGCGCAAATTATGAATGCAGCGTTACGATTGTTTGCCTTGAAAGATGCAGGAGAAACTTCCATTGCCGAAGTAGCTGTAGAAGCAGAAGTTGCAAACGGTACCATTTATAATTATTTTAAAACTAAAGAAGAATTATTAGATGCCTCGGCTCTGATGTTAGCAGAACAAGTAGCAGCCGAAGCTGACATTCTCATGGTCGACATACAAAATGAAGTAGAACGTTTGGCATTTGGTGCTGTCCATTTTTTAAAAAAAGCCAGAAACGATTCCGATTGGGCTTGGGCTCTCATTCGAGTGGCATCTGTGGCACCAAGAATGAGTGAGATCCTTAGAGCCTATCCTCTACGTGATTTGAAAAAAGCTGTGGCTTCTGGGAAATTTACAATTGATTCCCAAGATTCCGCCTTGGCATTGTTTGTTGGTGCAATTCATTATGGAATCCGTAATATTCTAGAAGGGAGAGCAAATTATAAAACCCACGATGTAGATATGATTGTTTTAGTATTGAGAGCCTTTGGTCTAACACATACGAACGCTAAGAACATAGTCACTCGTGCCCATGAAAAAGTTTGGAATTCAAATTCCTAA
- a CDS encoding helix-turn-helix transcriptional regulator, which produces MLPTVFEYKPRLQLTPYVESYLLIQCEESFSKSIIPHHSFVLTIKLKGNHHYQIHSDSRSLPIVSLSGLRKTVKHNTLSKGTEILIVKFQPWGAFSFFNMSMNELNEVGTSGYDLWNQSYLNEMYARLLETKDNHSKIDHVENFLLKMIKKQTIDKRILEAISQMNLSQGKIKINEIASIVNLSIDTFEKNFREIIGGTPKQFSSIIRMNSAIRAIPTYNSFTRLAYDFGYFDQSHFIKEFKSFTGKTPTQFLT; this is translated from the coding sequence ATGTTACCAACGGTTTTTGAATACAAACCTCGACTTCAACTCACACCTTATGTGGAAAGTTATCTCCTCATCCAATGTGAGGAAAGTTTTAGTAAATCTATCATTCCGCACCATTCATTTGTTTTGACCATCAAACTCAAAGGAAATCATCACTACCAAATCCATTCGGATTCTAGAAGTTTGCCGATTGTTTCTTTGTCGGGTTTACGCAAAACAGTAAAACATAATACACTTTCGAAAGGAACGGAAATTTTGATTGTTAAGTTCCAACCTTGGGGTGCTTTTTCTTTTTTCAATATGTCGATGAATGAACTGAATGAAGTTGGGACTTCTGGATATGATTTATGGAATCAATCATATTTAAATGAGATGTATGCTCGATTGTTGGAAACAAAGGATAATCATTCCAAAATAGATCATGTTGAGAATTTTTTATTAAAAATGATCAAAAAACAAACCATTGATAAACGTATTTTAGAAGCAATTTCACAAATGAATCTGTCACAAGGGAAAATCAAAATCAATGAGATTGCTTCTATTGTGAATTTGAGTATTGATACTTTTGAAAAAAATTTTCGAGAAATTATAGGAGGCACACCTAAACAATTTTCATCTATCATACGAATGAATTCTGCAATTCGAGCAATTCCAACATACAATTCTTTCACAAGACTTGCTTATGATTTTGGATATTTTGACCAATCCCATTTCATAAAAGAATTCAAATCGTTCACAGGCAAAACACCCACACAATTTTTGACTTAA
- a CDS encoding DUF1761 domain-containing protein, translating into MLQIFLSLNWIAIGLAFLVYFFLGYVWFTILFEKPYRISLGKENETPAPLTAIFIIGPGICTLFNLVTTAVLFYALQINEMAEALRWGSLIGIGYLSANTFTIAINPNIPRPILYGIISSAYHFVGINIAAMILVQIF; encoded by the coding sequence ATGTTACAAATATTTTTAAGTTTAAATTGGATTGCTATAGGATTGGCATTCCTAGTCTATTTTTTTCTAGGTTATGTTTGGTTTACCATTTTATTTGAAAAACCATATAGAATATCTCTCGGAAAGGAAAATGAAACGCCTGCGCCGTTAACAGCAATATTTATCATTGGGCCCGGAATTTGTACTCTATTCAATTTAGTCACTACTGCCGTTTTGTTCTACGCTTTGCAAATCAACGAAATGGCCGAAGCGCTCCGATGGGGATCTTTGATTGGCATTGGATACTTGTCAGCCAATACCTTTACTATTGCGATCAATCCGAACATTCCTAGGCCCATTCTATATGGTATCATTTCCAGTGCCTATCACTTCGTAGGAATCAATATCGCTGCTATGATTTTGGTTCAAATTTTTTAA
- the pckA gene encoding phosphoenolpyruvate carboxykinase (ATP) produces MSVSTNLRGLAELGLKPSEVFHNLSYEEIYQHELNNKEGVTSDNGTMMVDTGIFTGRSPKDKYFVDEPSSTNNIWWGPVNTKVSEAIFNELYTEVTKFLDNKKLYVFDGHAGTNDDTRISLRVVTERAWQHHFCTNMFLRPTKEELEKLNPEFTIINASGYKNAKYKEHGLNSEVFVIFHLAKKICIIGGTEYGGEMKKGIFSVMNYYLPLKNVLTMHCSANVGKDGDSALFFGLSGTGKTTLSTDPHRKLIGDDEHGWDDNGIFNIEGGCYAKTINLDPKTEPEIYAAIRRDALLENVVFDAATKKVDYSSAAKTENTRVSYPIFHIDNIQPGSKAGHPNTVIFLTYDAYGVLPAVSKLSIEQAMYHFLSGYTAKVAGTERGVKEPQATFSACFGQAFMTLHPTYYAKLLGEKMKKHQVNAYLINTGLVGGKYGVGKRMNLPATRQIINEILNGNIEKSEFEKHPVFQVSFPKSVNGVDAHILNPRNAWENKEEYDKTATDLAKQFIENYKKYLTGSKEFDYSQYGPVA; encoded by the coding sequence ATGTCAGTATCTACTAATCTGCGCGGCCTTGCTGAATTAGGCCTTAAACCGTCTGAAGTCTTCCATAACTTATCATACGAAGAAATTTACCAGCACGAATTGAACAACAAAGAAGGCGTAACTTCTGATAACGGAACGATGATGGTAGATACCGGGATTTTTACGGGTCGCTCCCCTAAAGACAAATACTTTGTCGATGAACCTTCTTCCACAAACAACATTTGGTGGGGACCGGTCAACACAAAGGTTTCTGAAGCTATTTTCAATGAATTATACACAGAAGTAACCAAATTCCTAGATAACAAAAAACTTTATGTTTTTGATGGTCATGCAGGAACTAACGATGACACACGTATCTCCCTCCGTGTGGTTACGGAAAGAGCTTGGCAACACCATTTTTGCACCAATATGTTCCTCCGCCCAACAAAAGAAGAACTAGAAAAACTAAATCCAGAATTTACTATCATCAACGCTTCTGGTTACAAAAACGCAAAATACAAAGAACACGGCCTCAATTCTGAAGTGTTTGTGATCTTCCACTTAGCAAAAAAAATCTGTATCATCGGCGGAACCGAATACGGTGGAGAAATGAAAAAAGGGATTTTCTCTGTCATGAACTACTACCTGCCGCTCAAAAACGTGCTCACAATGCACTGTTCCGCTAACGTTGGTAAGGATGGAGATAGCGCTCTTTTCTTTGGATTATCCGGAACAGGAAAAACCACTCTTTCCACTGACCCACACCGCAAACTCATAGGTGATGATGAACATGGTTGGGACGATAATGGAATTTTCAACATTGAAGGTGGATGTTATGCAAAAACCATCAATTTGGATCCAAAAACAGAACCAGAAATCTATGCAGCCATCCGTCGTGATGCTCTTCTAGAAAACGTAGTATTTGATGCGGCTACAAAAAAGGTAGATTACTCTTCTGCTGCAAAAACAGAAAACACAAGAGTTTCTTACCCAATTTTTCACATCGATAACATCCAACCAGGATCGAAAGCAGGTCACCCTAACACTGTGATCTTTCTTACTTATGATGCTTATGGTGTTCTTCCTGCGGTTTCTAAACTTTCTATCGAACAAGCAATGTATCACTTCCTTTCTGGTTACACAGCTAAGGTTGCGGGAACAGAGCGCGGTGTGAAAGAACCACAAGCAACTTTCTCAGCTTGTTTTGGTCAGGCGTTTATGACTCTTCACCCAACATACTACGCAAAGTTACTCGGTGAAAAAATGAAAAAACACCAAGTAAATGCATACCTAATCAACACAGGTCTTGTTGGTGGAAAGTATGGAGTCGGAAAACGTATGAACCTTCCTGCAACTCGCCAAATCATCAATGAAATCCTCAACGGAAACATTGAAAAATCCGAGTTCGAAAAACACCCAGTATTCCAAGTTTCTTTCCCTAAATCAGTTAATGGTGTGGATGCTCATATCCTCAACCCACGTAACGCTTGGGAAAACAAAGAAGAATATGACAAAACAGCAACTGACCTTGCAAAACAATTCATTGAGAACTACAAAAAATACCTTACTGGTTCTAAAGAATTTGATTACAGCCAATACGGTCCAGTAGCGTAA
- a CDS encoding glycogen/starch synthase has protein sequence MKILHASAEYFPYIKMGGLADMLSSLTKEQAETEEVYVALPRIAKMGKEPKWTGKEFPALLPRDTKTDSLIVSVLKNSRFLEAEESQVKLYFFESDLFQSLNSIYGHEEEHFRFAMFSYACYALSQILKVDIFHAHDWHTALSLALQKDSAFPIPSVFTVHNLAYQGDHPYWMTGFLKEDPFRLITSPFDHDEKCNYMKAGILSASQITTVSPGYREETLSEPNGFGLSYCLNQRSSDYSGILNGIDTDEWNPEKDKRIFKSYTEKNWKEGKLKNKENLYQEIGRPFLPLDVPLIGLIGRLTYQKGFPTFLQAFLDRQHLPHRYVVLGSGDLELEKAFYNLSDKFPDLFYFYRGYNESLAHKIEAASDFFLMPSLFEPCGLNQMYSHTYGTIPIVSRVGGLRDTVEESSLLKFKTGIVFEPGDAGSLGYALERAKDLYHSEDHAVVVKNIMSLDWSWKKRKLEYDFVYQKAIDLKI, from the coding sequence ATGAAGATTCTCCACGCATCCGCAGAATATTTTCCATACATTAAAATGGGAGGGCTTGCCGACATGCTCTCCTCTCTCACCAAAGAACAAGCAGAGACAGAAGAAGTTTATGTCGCATTGCCACGGATCGCAAAGATGGGGAAGGAACCTAAATGGACTGGCAAAGAGTTTCCCGCCCTCCTCCCAAGAGATACCAAAACCGATTCCCTAATCGTTTCCGTACTGAAAAACTCTAGATTTTTGGAAGCAGAAGAGTCTCAGGTCAAATTGTACTTTTTTGAATCAGATTTATTCCAATCCTTAAACTCAATTTATGGACACGAAGAAGAACATTTTCGATTTGCCATGTTCTCTTATGCATGTTATGCGCTAAGCCAAATCTTAAAAGTAGATATTTTTCATGCCCATGATTGGCATACAGCCTTGTCACTTGCCTTACAAAAAGATTCAGCTTTCCCCATCCCTTCGGTTTTTACTGTCCACAATTTGGCTTACCAAGGAGACCACCCCTATTGGATGACCGGGTTTTTAAAAGAAGATCCCTTTCGCCTCATCACAAGTCCCTTTGACCATGACGAAAAGTGTAACTATATGAAAGCAGGGATTCTATCAGCTTCCCAAATCACAACGGTGAGTCCCGGTTACAGAGAAGAAACCTTGTCAGAACCAAATGGATTTGGGCTTAGTTATTGTTTAAATCAAAGATCTTCCGATTATTCTGGAATTTTAAACGGAATCGATACGGATGAATGGAATCCAGAAAAAGACAAAAGAATTTTTAAATCTTATACCGAAAAAAACTGGAAAGAAGGAAAATTAAAAAACAAAGAAAACTTATATCAGGAAATAGGAAGACCTTTTTTGCCATTAGATGTACCATTGATTGGCTTAATTGGAAGACTTACCTACCAAAAAGGTTTTCCTACATTTCTACAAGCCTTTCTAGATAGACAGCATCTACCGCACCGTTATGTGGTGCTTGGTTCAGGTGATTTGGAATTGGAAAAGGCTTTCTATAATCTCTCAGACAAATTTCCTGACTTATTTTATTTTTATAGAGGATATAACGAAAGTTTGGCTCACAAAATTGAAGCCGCTAGCGATTTTTTTCTTATGCCTTCTTTGTTTGAACCATGTGGACTTAACCAAATGTATAGTCATACCTATGGAACGATACCCATTGTATCTCGTGTTGGTGGTTTACGAGATACTGTCGAAGAATCTAGTTTATTAAAATTCAAAACCGGAATTGTTTTTGAACCAGGTGATGCAGGTTCGCTAGGTTATGCCTTAGAACGTGCCAAAGACTTATATCATTCCGAAGACCATGCTGTTGTAGTGAAAAACATTATGAGTTTGGATTGGAGTTGGAAAAAAAGAAAATTAGAATATGATTTTGTTTATCAAAAAGCGATTGATCTAAAAATATAA
- a CDS encoding DUF1304 domain-containing protein, with the protein MKLFSLILTGFVAVEHVFILVLEMFLWKTEFGMKVFQLTPETAEITAKLAKNQGLYNGFLAAGLFWALILIKDQKQKFQTILFFLICVVVAGIYGSATAKFSILFSQGLPAFLALVVHYVANKK; encoded by the coding sequence ATGAAACTTTTTTCTCTCATCTTGACTGGCTTTGTAGCTGTAGAACATGTGTTCATTTTGGTCTTGGAAATGTTCCTTTGGAAAACTGAATTTGGTATGAAAGTGTTCCAACTAACACCAGAAACCGCAGAAATCACAGCAAAGTTAGCAAAAAACCAAGGCCTCTATAATGGATTTTTAGCAGCGGGACTTTTTTGGGCACTGATTTTAATCAAAGACCAAAAACAAAAATTCCAAACCATTTTATTTTTTCTCATTTGCGTTGTGGTAGCAGGTATTTACGGATCAGCAACTGCTAAGTTTTCGATTTTGTTTTCACAAGGATTACCAGCTTTTCTTGCTCTTGTAGTTCATTACGTAGCCAACAAAAAATAA
- a CDS encoding RNA polymerase sigma factor, whose amino-acid sequence MIDDPHLPLLENSLSGKTNALEELIHIFQPKVFSLALKFLWNPEDAEDATQEILVKVITNLGGFRKESKLSTWIYKIASNHLINLQKSKMERRKVHLRVIREELHRTQSPYDPNSHIPSHLEEKESAPKVSELVLHVQVACTYAMLQGLTRPYRMAYLLGEVFQTSSEEGASVMGIRQETFRQRLFRARKQMETFLGKECSLTHANNPCQCTNRIKYATKAGRIKTYLKLSEQMKLDGRWKEIKPMMADTSKIRKAAEVFRNHPEFLPKKNQLESIRTLLHNSFPLTTR is encoded by the coding sequence ATGATCGATGATCCGCATCTTCCTTTATTAGAAAATTCCCTGTCGGGTAAAACCAATGCTTTGGAGGAATTGATTCATATTTTCCAACCCAAAGTATTTTCTCTGGCTTTGAAATTTTTATGGAACCCTGAAGATGCGGAAGACGCAACACAAGAAATTTTAGTGAAAGTAATTACCAACTTAGGAGGTTTTCGAAAAGAAAGCAAACTATCAACTTGGATTTATAAAATCGCCAGCAATCATTTAATCAATTTACAAAAATCAAAAATGGAAAGAAGAAAGGTACATCTTAGAGTGATTCGTGAAGAACTACATCGAACTCAATCGCCATACGATCCAAATTCCCACATTCCAAGTCATCTCGAAGAGAAAGAATCTGCACCAAAAGTTTCCGAACTTGTTTTACATGTACAAGTTGCTTGCACCTATGCAATGTTACAAGGTCTTACTAGACCTTACAGAATGGCTTACCTTCTAGGTGAGGTTTTCCAAACATCCAGTGAAGAAGGCGCATCTGTGATGGGTATACGGCAAGAAACCTTTCGACAAAGGTTGTTTAGAGCAAGAAAACAGATGGAAACATTTCTTGGAAAAGAATGCAGTTTAACCCATGCAAACAATCCATGCCAATGTACCAATCGAATCAAATATGCTACGAAGGCGGGAAGGATTAAAACCTATCTCAAACTTTCTGAACAAATGAAACTAGATGGGAGGTGGAAAGAAATAAAACCTATGATGGCAGATACTTCCAAAATTCGTAAAGCAGCCGAAGTATTTCGTAATCACCCAGAATTTTTGCCAAAAAAAAACCAATTGGAAAGTATCAGAACTTTGTTACACAACTCGTTTCCACTCACGACTCGGTGA
- a CDS encoding AraC family transcriptional regulator, protein MDLLSDILASAGWKNDLLSKGQIYDSFGFHFPCERSGGFHVVTQGSCYARMGNTTIPLHKGDLIFITRGINHELLSDPKAKVVTVERFLSDKEIRLKKENPVTTFVSIRYEVPPGPTHPFFLEIPDFIHIPFETIQAHHALGDIIQILSRELELNLGTDLILQRLTDILLYYMLRMWLNQNVTSQVGWVKAFHDSLVLYALEKLHNGYSKDWTIESLAKETGVSRANLANKFKDVLGIPPMEYLAKLRMEKAKQLFQKGNMGLEEIAQNVGYASAFSFSKAYKRIFGSSPSREWKRVV, encoded by the coding sequence ATGGATCTACTTTCTGATATTCTCGCCTCTGCCGGTTGGAAAAATGACCTCCTTTCCAAAGGGCAAATTTACGATAGTTTTGGATTCCACTTTCCTTGTGAAAGGAGTGGAGGCTTTCATGTGGTGACACAAGGCAGCTGTTATGCGAGGATGGGTAATACTACAATTCCTTTGCACAAAGGTGATTTAATATTTATCACCCGAGGAATCAATCACGAACTTTTATCGGATCCTAAAGCAAAAGTGGTAACTGTTGAACGATTTTTAAGTGATAAAGAGATACGTCTTAAAAAAGAAAATCCTGTTACTACATTTGTTTCGATTCGTTATGAAGTGCCTCCTGGACCAACACATCCATTTTTTCTGGAAATTCCCGATTTTATTCACATTCCATTCGAAACTATACAAGCTCACCATGCATTAGGAGATATTATTCAAATTCTGTCTCGCGAATTGGAGTTAAATTTGGGCACAGATTTAATTTTACAAAGGTTAACAGATATTTTGTTATATTATATGTTGCGCATGTGGTTGAACCAAAATGTAACATCACAAGTGGGTTGGGTAAAAGCATTTCATGACTCATTAGTATTATATGCATTGGAAAAGTTACACAATGGATATAGTAAAGATTGGACGATTGAATCTTTAGCAAAAGAAACAGGTGTGTCTCGTGCCAACCTTGCTAACAAATTTAAGGATGTTCTCGGAATTCCACCGATGGAATATTTGGCAAAACTTAGAATGGAAAAGGCTAAACAATTGTTTCAGAAAGGGAATATGGGCCTTGAAGAAATTGCACAAAATGTAGGTTATGCGTCGGCTTTTTCTTTTTCCAAAGCTTATAAACGTATTTTTGGAAGTTCACCGAGTCGTGAGTGGAAACGAGTTGTGTAA
- a CDS encoding NAD(P)H-binding protein — translation MKVFVYGGSGLVGGHLIKELLNNGHEVFAGSRKPESQKSSTNLHWVFADSSDLNKGQEILEKVDAAFFLSPPGQTNQYEILSPWIEKAKQISLKKLVLMTAMGVEHAPPEAPFRKTEIMLEGSGIPWNIIRPNWFMQNFHTFWIAGIKQDGKIYFPGGNANTSFIDARDIASVASVLLTSSKNDNQAFTLTGPESIDHNVVADHLTKVSGKNIEYVDVDPKIFESSLVSAGLSKDYAAFLVMIAGALKEGFASPILDTVKTLTGKNPISFSQYAKENANAWK, via the coding sequence ATGAAAGTATTTGTATACGGCGGCTCAGGACTCGTCGGTGGCCACTTAATCAAAGAATTGTTAAACAATGGACATGAGGTATTTGCAGGATCCAGAAAACCGGAATCCCAAAAGAGTTCCACTAACTTACATTGGGTTTTTGCAGATTCTAGTGATCTTAACAAAGGACAGGAAATCTTAGAAAAAGTAGATGCTGCTTTTTTTCTGAGCCCTCCAGGCCAAACCAACCAATACGAAATTCTATCTCCTTGGATAGAAAAAGCAAAACAAATTAGTTTAAAAAAACTTGTATTAATGACTGCGATGGGTGTAGAACATGCGCCACCAGAAGCACCGTTTCGCAAAACAGAGATTATGCTTGAAGGATCGGGTATACCTTGGAATATCATTCGTCCTAACTGGTTTATGCAGAACTTTCACACATTCTGGATTGCTGGGATCAAACAAGATGGAAAAATTTATTTTCCAGGTGGAAATGCAAATACAAGTTTTATTGATGCAAGAGACATTGCCTCTGTGGCATCAGTCCTTCTCACAAGTTCAAAAAATGATAACCAAGCCTTTACTTTGACAGGTCCTGAGTCAATCGACCATAACGTAGTAGCCGACCATTTAACAAAAGTAAGCGGAAAAAATATTGAATATGTTGATGTTGATCCAAAAATTTTTGAATCCTCACTTGTATCTGCTGGACTCTCAAAAGATTATGCTGCATTTCTTGTAATGATTGCCGGTGCCTTAAAAGAAGGATTTGCTTCTCCTATTTTGGATACAGTGAAAACTTTAACCGGCAAAAATCCAATTTCTTTTAGCCAATATGCAAAAGAAAATGCAAATGCTTGGAAATAA
- a CDS encoding YncE family protein → MRYNIFFAFLLCFGISLSAQNIESEFSFATDFNVRPTFVEGNSPFFTNDGKWIYLGKTADFDEPGLYFYDIETKLKIYRPIPLEAYYISQPTQFLGQLETQGKRLPLTVYEFLFYDEKSNRAGFVIENKHKSVNAKRYFFIGWDLTTNQIDVVEPIFEIEENDKKSFAQSSVIGYSQEDNTGYFTFAVDANLKDDESEDVTAFIYKIQNKNLSKLKEYKSKFYPYTPEFHPESKQIVIACYTEAFQKRNPLGYLYKVDQNSFQEFPIPSTPYGISFSKDGKFLYMAAADTGEVRMYNTDNLADVKKSKWGTHGHKLGFWKEGELVWVRNSGLHIYDPISLKQKKVIPTRKFYKNHVNVSGSVFLPFRKLLLRNILEDPAGGAANRILIPD, encoded by the coding sequence ATGCGTTATAATATATTTTTTGCCTTCCTTCTTTGTTTTGGAATTTCCTTATCAGCACAAAACATAGAATCGGAATTTTCTTTTGCTACTGATTTTAATGTGCGACCAACATTTGTTGAAGGTAATTCTCCATTCTTTACGAATGATGGGAAGTGGATTTATTTGGGTAAAACAGCAGATTTTGATGAACCTGGATTGTATTTTTATGATATTGAGACTAAGTTAAAAATTTATAGACCCATTCCATTAGAAGCTTATTATATTTCTCAACCAACTCAATTCCTTGGACAATTAGAAACACAAGGAAAACGTTTGCCTTTAACAGTATATGAGTTTTTATTTTATGATGAAAAATCAAATCGTGCAGGGTTCGTTATCGAAAATAAACATAAGTCTGTGAACGCAAAAAGATATTTTTTTATCGGCTGGGATTTGACTACAAACCAAATAGATGTGGTGGAACCAATTTTTGAAATAGAAGAGAATGATAAAAAGTCTTTTGCCCAAAGTTCCGTCATCGGGTATTCACAAGAGGATAATACTGGATATTTTACCTTTGCAGTGGATGCAAATTTAAAAGACGATGAATCTGAAGATGTTACTGCCTTTATATACAAAATTCAAAATAAAAATTTGTCAAAATTAAAGGAATACAAATCAAAATTTTATCCTTACACACCAGAATTTCATCCGGAATCAAAACAAATCGTAATTGCTTGTTATACGGAAGCATTCCAAAAAAGAAATCCGCTTGGATATTTATATAAAGTTGATCAAAACTCTTTTCAAGAGTTTCCTATTCCTTCAACTCCTTATGGAATTAGTTTTTCGAAAGATGGAAAGTTTTTGTATATGGCCGCAGCAGATACTGGGGAAGTGCGAATGTACAATACTGACAACCTTGCAGATGTTAAAAAATCGAAATGGGGGACACATGGCCATAAATTAGGGTTTTGGAAAGAAGGAGAGCTTGTTTGGGTTAGAAATTCTGGATTACATATTTATGACCCTATCAGTTTAAAACAGAAAAAAGTCATACCTACCAGAAAATTTTATAAAAACCATGTAAATGTTAGCGGATCAGTTTTTTTACCATTCCGTAAATTACTTTTAAGAAATATACTGGAAGATCCAGCTGGCGGAGCTGCCAACCGGATCCTAATCCCAGATTAA
- a CDS encoding DUF5329 family protein, protein MMVLRINWYIFIILFCSVLLNSYLYGKTESCFPLTEEQKIEKLLKKVGKIQGSFIRNGDTHTPEEAEKHLRYKLEEAKSSIFAPNPKDWTAKLFIEKIASKSFLTGTPYLVKLSQGKEIPSANWLIAELAQLENCK, encoded by the coding sequence ATGATGGTTCTAAGAATTAATTGGTATATATTTATAATTTTATTTTGTTCGGTCCTTTTAAACTCATATTTATATGGAAAAACGGAATCATGTTTTCCATTAACGGAAGAGCAAAAGATTGAAAAACTTTTAAAGAAAGTGGGGAAAATACAAGGCAGTTTTATTCGTAACGGAGATACTCATACGCCAGAAGAAGCAGAAAAACATCTTCGTTATAAATTAGAAGAAGCTAAAAGTTCTATTTTTGCTCCCAATCCTAAAGATTGGACGGCAAAACTTTTCATAGAAAAAATTGCATCAAAATCATTTTTAACAGGTACTCCATACCTGGTTAAACTTTCCCAAGGTAAGGAAATACCTTCCGCAAATTGGTTGATTGCAGAATTGGCCCAATTGGAAAATTGTAAGTAA
- a CDS encoding TetR/AcrR family transcriptional regulator, with the protein MSRAPMAERSPKKRAVLEKDKLSKRTSILQSAAFLLQKKDWAELSMDEVAKRAKIAKGTLYLYFPTKEDLCLRVHNADYEVWFLDMETFLTETKVVNAEVFSNWFVDSMDRHVRFLKLLPIVPTILEKNASVETIREFKRSLKSQIFRILPLLIQVFPFLKEQSAFLFLMQCHALAVGSWSHGFPSNQVKDAVKEDGLAMFVLDYKLFLRTSILTLLNGYKNT; encoded by the coding sequence ATGAGCCGCGCACCGATGGCAGAACGATCTCCCAAAAAAAGAGCAGTATTGGAAAAAGACAAACTTTCCAAACGAACATCGATTCTTCAATCCGCGGCCTTTCTTTTGCAAAAAAAAGATTGGGCAGAACTATCTATGGATGAAGTTGCCAAACGAGCAAAAATTGCAAAAGGGACTTTGTATCTTTACTTTCCTACAAAGGAAGATCTTTGTCTTCGTGTCCATAATGCAGATTATGAAGTTTGGTTTTTAGATATGGAGACATTTTTAACAGAAACCAAAGTAGTGAATGCGGAAGTATTTTCGAATTGGTTTGTCGACTCAATGGATAGACATGTACGTTTTTTAAAGTTATTGCCTATCGTTCCAACCATATTAGAAAAAAATGCAAGTGTAGAAACCATTCGCGAATTCAAACGAAGTTTAAAAAGTCAGATATTTAGAATCCTGCCACTTTTAATTCAAGTTTTTCCTTTTTTAAAAGAACAATCGGCATTTTTATTTTTGATGCAATGTCATGCATTAGCTGTTGGATCTTGGTCTCATGGATTCCCATCTAACCAAGTCAAGGATGCTGTCAAAGAAGATGGATTAGCTATGTTCGTATTAGATTATAAACTTTTCCTTAGAACATCTATTCTTACATTACTAAACGGATACAAAAATACTTAA